A window of the Helianthus annuus cultivar XRQ/B chromosome 4, HanXRQr2.0-SUNRISE, whole genome shotgun sequence genome harbors these coding sequences:
- the LOC110933189 gene encoding uncharacterized protein LOC110933189 has product MGHRRFLPRDHHYRRLTEEFDGNEELGRARKSFDAFSRVENMNTILGKRSRTEQRDNWKKRSIFWDLPYWKSLEVLHSLDVMHIEKNVCDSLLGLLLNIPRKTKDGINARRDMEAMGIRKELAPIERANSIYLPPACYTMSGEEKRKFCQCLHDIKVPSNYSANIKSLVSMKDCYLEGVKSIGVPKSRHSGRLAGVGGVGKQLITPPSDELQIAHFTVLQHMTCIAPYVNEHKKILRLTHLRKSDNWYAKQHNEGFSAWLKKKVEETYGEPNVDKTVERLGIGPDFRVISYQGYDINGYTFYTKNQDDKSVTQNSGVTQIASRTNVDQMTIAKESYYGVIQEIWELSYSSFTIPLFRSKWVNNRTGVNVDEYGFTLVDLTTDGYKSEPFILATQATQVFFVKDPCKPRYHIVLQGKRRILGVDDVDDEEEYNQCDELPPFSVSIQQSNDYITIGTSYLQ; this is encoded by the exons ATGGGACATCGACGATTTCTTCCACGAGATCACCATTATCGAAGACTTACAGAAGAGTTTGACGGAAATGAGGAGCTTGGAAGGGCTAGGAAAAGTTTTGATGCATTTTCACGAGTTGAAAATATGAATACTATTCTAGGAAAAAGATCTCGTACTGAGCAACGAGATAACTGGAAAAAAAGGTCAATCTTTTGGGATTTACCTTACTGGAAAAGTTTGGAAGTTCTACATTCCTTGGATGTTATGCATATTGAGAAAAATGTATGTGATAGCTTGTTAGGTTTATTGTTAAACATTCCTAGAAAAACTAAAGATGGGATTAATGCCCGTAGAGACATGGAAGCTATGGGAATACGTAAAGAGCTTGCCCCTATTGAGAGAGCCAATAGTATTTATCTTCCACCCGCATGCTATACTATGTCAGGCGAAGAAAAACGAAAGTTTTGTCAATGTTTGCATGATATTAAAGTTCCATCTAATTATTCTGCAAACATTAAAAGTCTGGTGTCAATGAAAGATT GTTATTTGGAAGGCGTCAAAAGTATTGGTGTTCCTAAATCTCGTCATTCAGGCCGACTTGCAGGCGTGGGAGGAGTTGGTAAGCAATTAATCACCCCACCATCTGATGAGTTACAAATTGCTCATTTTACTGTTCTACAACATATGACATGTATTGCTCCGTATGTTAATGAACACAAGAAAATATTACGATTGACACACTTGCGCAAGTCAGATAATTGGTATGCCAAACAACATAACGAGGGGTTTTCCGCTTGGTTGAAGAAAAAGGTGGAGGAAACTTATGGTGAACCAAATGTTGATAAGACGGTGGAGAGGTTGGGAATAGGGCCAGACTTTAGAGTAATATCTTACCAAGGGTATGATATTAACGGTTATACATTTTATACTAAAAATCAAGATGATAAAAGTGTAACGCAAAATAGCGGAGTTACACAAATAGCCTCAAGAACAAATGTCGACCAAATGACAATCGCCAAAGAATCATATTACGGTGTCATACAAGAAATTTGGGAGTTATCGTATTCTTCATTCACAATACCTTTGTTTAGAAGTAAGTGGGTCAATAACCGCACAGGTGTTAACGTCGACGAATATGGTTTTACACTGGTTGACCTTACAACAGACGGGTATAAATCAGAACCATTTATTCTCGCAACTCAAGCCACACAAGTATTTTTTGTCAAGGATCCGTGCAAACCAAGATACCATATAGTATTACAAGGTAAGCGACGTATTCTTGGTGTTGATGATGTTGACGACGAGGAAGAATACAATCAGTGTGACGAATTACCACCATTTTCTGTCAGTATTCAACAGAGTAATGACTATATCACAATTGGCACCTCATACTTACAATGA
- the LOC110934533 gene encoding uncharacterized protein LOC110934533, with amino-acid sequence MSEKKKRGVSKCKKKLLHPEECTVDFDKTGRAIGKNAGRFMSFIGVEVKKTVPYNKFVKHVNPKLYEDLWEYAKATWKITDDLGKTVTLSKAKSIMRKFRYKLRKKLRL; translated from the exons atGTCTGAAAAGAAAAAAAGAGGAGTTTCCAAATGCAAGAAAAAGCTTTTGCATCCCGAAGAATGCACTGTTGATTTTGACAAGACGGGTAGAGCGATAGGTAAGAATGCTGGAAGGTTTATGTCCTTTATTGGTGTGGAAGTTAAGAAAACGGTTCCGTACAATAAATTCGTCAAACATGTAAACCCTAAACTATATGAAGATCTTTGGGAATATGCGAAG GCAACATGGAAGATTACTGATGACCTTGGAAAAACAGTTACATTATCAAAGGCGAAGAGCATAATGAGGAAGTTTCGTTACAAACTTAGAAAAAAATTACGTTTATAA